Sequence from the Gemmatimonadaceae bacterium genome:
CGTGCGAACTTCCTGCGTTCCGCTCGCCACCACTCGAGCGTCAGCGACAGGATTTCCGTCCGCGTCACGGACCAGCCCCGCCACGACTCCTCGTTTCGTCATCGCCGAATCGACCGCGGGTCCGAGCGACAGGTCGTGACGCTCGATGCGCGCGCCGGCTCGCGGCAGCAGCTCCACGAGTCCGCTCGAAGACGAATCCTTTCGCGCGAGCAAGCGAAGCGTGGCATCGGATGGAACTCCGCACAGCGTGTAGCCGCCCGCCGAGTCGGATCGAACTTCACCGCCCCAGGCTTGCGCTGCTATCGCCGGCTTCGCTTCGCGATTTGAAGCGGAGTCGACGCCAAACGCGATCCAGCGGACGAGCACCGTCGCGCCAGCCAACGGCGTCCCACGCTCGGCGTCGCGAATCGTTCCGAACACGAAGCCCGTATCGCGGGGCGCCGGACCACGACCACAGGCCGCGTGCCAGAGAGATTCGAACGACGGGACGGCGAGCGTGACGCGCGGCGTCGCCACGGAGTTGTCGCCGACGGTCGCGCGCGTCGAGATTCCCGAAAAGCCGAGCGAATCGAGCGCGGCGTGAAGCATCGAGAACGCGTACGTGCCTGGTGGCACACTATCGAAGACGAACTCGCCACGCGCGTCGCTCGTGGCGGTGCGTGCCGGCCCGCGTCCCCCCGTCATCCGCACGAACGCTCCCTCGAGCGGAGCCGATCGCAGACTGTCGAACGCGACGCCGCGGACGGTGACGCCCTGCCCTCGCAACGATGCGACGGCCGAAAACACACCAACGACGACGGCGACGACCATCCGGACGCGCATCGAACCTCGTCAGTTCGTCAGAACTCCGTCAGAGTGTAACCGGGGGCGGCTGTAGTCCGGGCCGCGGCGGATACTATCCCAGCATGACGACTCCCGCCACGCTGACACGCGAGCGCACGGCTGCCCCGGCAGGCGCGGGCCCACGGTCGCCGCGGACCCGAATCGACTCCGTCGACGTCGTGCGCGGGCTCGTCATGATTCTCATGGCGCTGGACCACACGCGCGATTTCTTCGGCTCGCGCGCGGATCCCACCAACGTCGCGACCACGACGGCCGCGCTTTTCTTCACGCGATGGGTCACGCACGTCTGTGCGCCGACGTTCTTTCTGCTCACCGGCGCCGGCGCGGCGCTGTCGCTCGGCCGCAAGACGACCGCCGAGCTTTCGCGCTTCCTCGTGACGCGCGGCGTGTGGCTGGTTTTTCTCGAGCTCGTGGTCGTGCGATGTCTCGCCATGCAGTTCAACTTCGACTACCGCGTCACACTCCTCGAAGTGATCTGGGCGCTCGGCTGGTCGATGATCGCGCTTGGCGCGCTCGTCTGGCTTCCGCGGACGGCGATCGCCGCCGCCGGTCTCGCGATGATCGTCGGGCACAATTTGTTCGACGGCGTGCGTTCGCCGAATCCCTGGTGGGTGTTCCTGCACCGCCCCGGTTTCCTGCATCCCCCACCGGACCATGTCGTGTTCGTCGCCTATCCGATCATCCCGTGGATCGGCGTCACGGCGATGGGCTTTCTGCTCGGCCAGATTTACACCTGGCACGTGGCGCGCCGACGAGCGTTCCTGCTGCGTCTCGCCGTCGCGCTGCCGTGCGCGTTCGTCGCTATCAGGTTCGTCAACGTGTACGGCGATCCGTTCCGCTGGTCCGTACAGCCGAGCGCCACACATACGCTCATCGCCTTTCTCGACGCGACCAAGTATCCGCCGTCGCTGCTCTTCCTGCTGATGACGCTCGGCTTCACGATGCTCGGCCTCTACGCGTTCGACGCCGGCGTTCCAAAATGGCTGTCGCCCGCACTCACGTTCGGCCGCGTTCCGCTCTTCTACTTCCTCACACACCTCGCGCTCATTCACCTGGTCGTCGTCGCCTTTGGCTATGTGCGCTACGGCGCCGTCCACTGGTTCTTCAACTCGCCCTCGCTCGATAAATATCCGTTCGAGATGCCACCCGGCTGGGGCTCCTCGCTGCCGGCCATCTATGCTCTATGGGCCGGGGTTGTGATTCTGCTCTATCCCCTCTGCGCCTGGTTCGCTCGAGTCAAGGCACGCAACCGGTCAGCGTGGCTCGGCTATCTCTAGCACCCGACGTTCGTCGCGCCCTCCGCGCGGGTACCAAACGATAAAGGCCAGCCATGCGCGAGGGCGGTCATTCGGCGCGCGGAGTTTCCTGTCTCAGGTGACGTGCGGAAGTGGCTCGAGCAAACGGATCACTTCCTTCATGTCGAAATGCCGCGCCCAACCAAGAGCGTCGCCCTCGAAGCGGCTGTCGAGGATCGTCGTGCTGGCGCCGGCAGCGAGAAGCGCGCGAACGGTTTCGACGTGGCCGCCGCCGGCGGCGAGGTGCAGCGCGGTGACACGCGAGTCCCACTGAGTCCAGAGACCATTGACGTCCGCGCCATGGTCGAGCAGCCAGCGGACGCCCCGTGCGTCGTTACGCATGGACAACATGTGAAGCGCGCCCGAGCTGGCACCTTGGGCGGCGACCAGACCGGGGTTCGCCTTGACCAGCCGCTCAGCCATCGCGAAATCGGCGAGCGACAACGCGGCGACGAGGTCGACCATCGACACGTTCGCTTGGCGATGTCCCCGCTCCGCACTGTCGAGCTCCGCGACCGTCATGGCGCGGATCTTTTCGACGATCGGCCGATCGATTCCCTCGTGGTGTGCGTAGGCTGTGGGTGGATTGCCCGACCCGTCGACGGCGAGTGGATCCGCGCCGAGCTCGATGAGCAGATCGACCATCGCCGGTTTGTTCATGCGGATGGCGAAATGCAGCGGCGACTGGTGATTCTCGTTGCGGCTCAGTCGCTGATTCAGCGCCCCGGGATTCGCCGCGACGATGCGGCGGACTTCGTCGCCGAGATTCATCGCGATCGCCGAGAAGATGTGATGGTTGGCGCCGCGACTGACGAGGAAGTCCGCGACCGCGCGGTGCGCAGCGTCGTCGCCGCCTTCCCAACACGTGGCCCACCCGATCACCTCGAGCTCATGGTCGTCGCCATGGCCGACGACGTCGCCGCCGGCGTCGGCGAGCCGACGCACGACGGGAAGATCGCCCGCGGCCGCGGCCCAGTGCATGGCGTAAGTGTTGTCGCCGCGCTCGCGTGCGTTCGGATCGAGCCCGCGATCCAACAGCAGATTCACCGCGCCCAACGCGTCTTTCGGTGCGGTGGAGTTCTGGTCTCTCGACGCCGCGGCGTGGAGTAGTGTCCACTCGTACGGCGTGTCGCGGATGAAGCGCCTGTCAGGGTGCTCGTCGAGCAGGGCTCGCAGTCGTGCGACGTCGCCCTTTTTCGCCGCGTCGAAGAGCTGGCCGTCGAGGCTCAGCGAGTCGACATGCGCCTTGAGCCCGCGCCAACTGGGGAAGCCGTACTCTTTCGCGATTTCGAACTGCGCGTCGGAGAGCTGTGCGTCGGACCGCGTCTCGCGCAGTCGGGTCAGCCGGCGCTTGGCTTCCTTGCGAAGCCACTCGAGGTTGGGCGCGCCGGGCAACGCCCTTGGCGCCGGCCCCTGGGTCGGGGTCTCGTCGGACATCGTACACCTCCATTCCTGTGAAAGGAGCGAGTCCTTTCGTGCCGCCCGGCGTCCGCGTTAAGGGCGAGGAATAGAAGGCCGATTCTCGAAAAACCGTGGGGCGGGTTGAACCCTTTACGCGGACCGTCGGCCGCCCTGTCGGCCATGGCGGAACGCTACCCCCGATTGCCGATTCGAACAAGAGAGCGTTTCTTGGGCCTCATGCTCCGCTCGCTCGTGGTCCGCGCGGCGCTCTTCCTTCTGATTGTGCCGGGGACGATCGCCGGATGGCTGCCGTGGTACATCAGCGGCTGGCGACGTCCCCGCCTCGACGACGCGCTCGGCATCGTCGGGCTGGCCGTCGCCGTGTTCGGCTGGCTCGTGCTGCTCTGGTGCGCGCGCGATTTCGCGGTGCGAGGCAGCGGCACGCCGAATCCGGCCGACCCGCCTCGCGCGCTCGTCGTCGACGGACTCTACCGCTTCGTTCGCAACCCGATGTACGTGGCCATCGTGATCTCCCTGCTTGGCCAGGCGGCGATGTACCGGTCGAGCGACGTCCTGTGGTACGCGGTCATCGTCGCGGTGGCGTTCCATCTCAGAGTCGTCATGTACGAAGAACCCAAGCTCAACGAGTTGTTCGGCGGCGACTACTCGGAATACCGAGGGCGCGTGCCGCGTTGGGTCCCTGTCGTTGCTCTTCCGCGTCGTCGGCGGTAAGTCTGAAGGCGTCGCCCGGCCAGCGGCCCCCCCCGCGGCGGGCTCACCTCGTGAGGACAACGTCATGAGAAACATGTTGATGCCTCTGGCCCTCTGCGCCGCAGCCGCGCCGGCCGGCGCGCAGTTCACGACCACGTACACCGGGATTCAACGCGTCGGCGACAAGGAATATCCGGCGACGGCGGTCTTCGCGATCGAGAACGGACGCATCGCGATGATCCTCACGGGCGCGAGGCACGCTCGGATGCTCTTCGACGACAAGGCCCAGATACTTCGCCTCGTCGATGAAGACAGCAAACAATACGTCGATCTCACGAAGGACTCGCGGGCGAGCATGGACCCGAGCGGCCAGCTCGCGCAGATGCAGAAGCAGCTCGAGGCGATGCCGAAGGAACAGCGCGCGATGGCCGAGTCCATGATGCAGCAGGCGATGGCCGGCATGGCCAAGTCACAGGATCAGTTGGTGTACAACTGGACGACCGACAAGCTCAAGATCTCCGGCTACGACTGCACGCGCGTCGAGGGAATTCGCGGGCAGGAGAAGGTCACCGAGTACTGCGGGTCACCGTCGGACGACTTCAAGCTGAAGGACAGCGAGCATCAGACGGTGCTCGACATGCAGGGGTACCTGCGCAATTTCCTCATCATGGTGAAGAGCGACGACCAGTCGGTGCGCGCGTTCGCGTGGGATACGAAGACCGACGGATATCCCGTGCTCACGCGCTGCTTCGCTAACGGCAAGATGACGCTCGAGCTCACCTTGGCGACGGTCTCGCGGAAAGGCCCGAGCGACGACCAGTTCAAGGTGGACGGCTTCAAGAAGATGGAAATGCCCAAAGCTCCGGGCGGAAGATAGCCGAGTGGATCACGCTCTCGAGCCACGGCGCCGCGTCGCGCCGTATCGTTGGGCGAGGATCGCGGCGGTCGCGGTCGGCGTCATCACCTTTTTCGCATCATCGGGTGTCTCGCATCGAAGCCTGAATCACTCGCTCAGCATCGCAGTCGGCATCGCCATGGTCCTGAACGCGCTCGCCCCTTCGCTTCGCGAGATTTCGCACTCGGCGCAGATGTGGGCCTTGAAGGGCGGCTCGATCGCGCTGGGAGTGACTTGCGGGTTTCTCTTTCGACTCTTCATCGGGTGAACACATGGGTGCAGCCGCGGCCGCGATCATTATCAAGCGTGAGAAGGATCTCGTCGAGCATTTTCGCAACGCCGGCGCGACGAGTCCGCCGCGGGCGCAATCTCCGGGCGCACTCGGGGTCGAGGACGACAACTTGATTTGGCGCATCCTCGTCGAGCGCGCGGTGATTCGAGAGGGGGCCGCCGGCGCGTACTACCTCGATGAACCGTCGTGGGAGGCGTTGGGGCGACGGCGACGACGGATGGCAATCATTATTGGTGTCTTCGTAATCGGCTTAGCCTTGTTCTTCTTCGGGGTCACCGTGGCTGTCGGCCGGGCCCACTGACGATGACCGGCCCACGATCGACCGTCGCCTCGGGGATGGCCGTGAGCGCGGCGGAGGCCGATTGAAAAGGGCGATCGCATTCGCCGTCCTGCTCCTGTGCGGCTACCTGGCGATCTACCGGGCGCGTCCCACGCACTCCGCGCCCGCAGTGTCACCGGCGGCGACACCGGCGCCAGTACCGACATCGCCCGCTTCGACGCCCTCGACGGACGGCCCTCCTGCCGCCGCCGCCTCGCTGATCGTCGATGCGCCGACCATCTCGCGCGCGATCACGGAGCACGCACATGACGTCACCGTCAACGCGGCCGGCGTCGTAGCGCGGATCCTGCCCGACGACCGTGCGGGCGAGCGACACCAACGCTTCATCGTGCGATTGCCGTCGGGCACCACGGTGCTCATCGCGCACAACATCGACATCGCGCCGAGGATCGAAGGGTTGAAAGCCGGCGCGCCGATCATCTTCGAGGGCGAGTACGTCTGGAACGCTCAGGGCGGCGTCGTTCACTGGACGCATCATGACCCGTCGGGCCGGCACAAGACCGGGTTCGTGAAGTACGACGGTCGCACTTACCAATAATCGGAGCGCCGACGTGCGCGTCGCGGCGCTGTACGACATCCACGGCAACGCGCCGGCGCTCGGCGCGGTGCTCGACGACGTTCGGCGCGCACGCGTCGACCGCATCGTCGTCGGCGGCGACGTGCTTCCGGGACCAATGCCACGCGAGTGCCTCGACGCGCTGGCGAGCGTCGACCTGCCGGCGGATTACATCATGGGCAACGGCGACCGGGAAGTCCTCGCGCATCTGCGCGGAACGGAAAGCCTGCTTCCCGATTCCTTCCGGCACCTCATCGCGTGGACCGGTAAGCAACTGCGACCGGCCGACGTCGAGCACATCTCGTCCTGGCCGGCCACGACCCGTGTCGCCATCGACGGACTCGGCGACGTCCTCTTTTGCCACGCGACCCCGCGCAACGACGTCGAGATCTTCACGCGCCTCACGCCGGACGACATCGTGCTTCCCATGATGGCGGGCGCGGGCACGCCGATCGTCGTGTGCGGACACACCCACATGCAGTTCGACCGCCGATTCGGTTCGACGCGCGTCGTGAACGCCGGAAGCGTCGGCATGCCGTTCGGCGAGCGCGGCGCGTACTGGCTCCTCCTCGGCCCAACTATCGAGCTGCGACGAACGACCTACGATTTCGACGCCGCGGCTCGCGTCATCGAAGCTTCGCGCTATCCGCAGGCGAAGGAATTCGCCGCGATGAACGTCTTTTGGCCGACGCCTGAATCGGAGATGCTCGAGCGCATGACCGCCGTCTCGGCCGCCGCACCGCGACCCTGATACCTTTGGGTCCGATGACGCCGCTCCTACAGCACCTCTTCGACAACAATCGCGCGTGGTCCGCCGAGGTGACGCGGCGAGATCCAGACTTCTTTGAGCGTTTGTCGAAGCAGCAAGCACCCGAGTACTTGTGGATCGGCTGCTCCGACAGCCGCGTCCCGGCGAACGAGATCGTCGGGCTCGCGCCAGGTGAGCTGTTCGTCCACCGCAACGTGGCGAACGTGGTCGTCCACGCGGACCTCAACTGTCTCTCCGTCATCCAGTTCGCGGTAGACGTGCTCCAGGTAAAGCACATCATCGTTTGCGGCCACCACGGCTGCGGCGGCGTCCGCGCCGCGCTGCGCAACGACCGCATCGGTCTGGCGGACAACTGGCTACGGCACGTGCAGGACGTTCGCAACAAGCACCGCGCGGAGCTGGACCCGATCATCGACGAGAAGACGCGCGAGGACCGCCTGTGCGAGTTGAACGTCGCCGAGCAGGTGATCAACGTATGCCAGACGACGGTCGTGCGCGACGCCTGGGCGCGCGGACAACCGCTCGCGATCCACGGCTGGGTCTATGACCTGCGCGACGGACTGCTGCAGGACCTGGGGCTCACGACCGAGACGTAGTTCGGAATCGGCTTCAACGGGATCGCTGCGCGGGACGACCACTCTCGGCGTCAGGGACAGGCGGCAGCGTCAGTCGAGCGCCGGCGCTAGGTCGCGTCTACAGCCTCCCGACGCGATTTTCGGCCGGGTCGCCCTGCTGCTCTTGCCGCGGCTCATCCCCGAATTCATCTTCCCATTACCTGGTACGGGGAGATGAACCGAACGTGGCAACGCGACCGCTGGACCTTCTTCAAGGCACGCTCGACGTGCTCGTGCTGCGCACGCTCATCGTCGGACCGATGCACGGGTACGCGGTGTCGCGCTCGATTCGGCAGCGCACGGACGGGGTCATCGACATCGAGGACGCGCCGTTGTACAAAGCGCTCCATCGTCTCGAGCACGCGGGGTTCGTCGCCGCCGAGTGGGGGCTCTCGGAGAACAACCGGAAGGCGCGCTACTACGAGCTGACGGCGGCGGGCCGGCGGCATCTGCGCGCCGAGGAAGCGGTGTGGCGGCGCTACGCGGCGGCCGTGTTCAAGGTGCTGGAGCCGACGTGACGCAGGGGGGAGGAGGGCGCCGCCGGTTTTTCCGTCTGCCCTGGCGCACGAGACGGCAGATCCGCGCCGACCTCGAGACGGAACTCGCGTTTCATCTCGACATGCGGGTCGACGCGCTCGTCGCGGCCGGCCTGCCGTACGACGCCGCCCGCGCGCAAGCGATGCGCGAGTTCGGCGACATCGACGACGCGCGCCGCTACATCGGCGCCGTAGACACCGACACCGAAGCCGCGCAGCGGCGGAGCGAGTACATGCGCGATCTCTGGCAGGACGTCACCTACGCCGCGCGAACGCTTCGCGCCGCACCCGCCTTTACCGCCGCCGCGATCATCACGTTGGCACTCGGCATCGGCGCGAACACGGCGATCTTTTCCGTCGTCGACCACGTGCTGCTGCAAGCGCCGCCGTTCCCGCAGGCGAACCGCCTCGTCCGGCTGAAGTTCACGCAACAGGGGCACGGCGACGTGGCGACGCCGATGGACATCGTCGACTATCCCACGCAGGCCAAGAGCTTCGTCGGATTCTCGATCATCGACAGCTGGACCGCCAACGTCGTGCTCGAGCACGGCGACGCCGAGCGCGTGCAGGGCGTACGAGTCGGCGCCAACATGTTCGATCTGCTGCGCGTCAAGCCGCTCCTCGGCCGCTTTTTCCGCGACGGCGAGGACAAGAACGGCGCGCCGAACGTCGTGGTGTTGAGCGAACAGCTCTGGCGCCGCGATTTCGGCGGCG
This genomic interval carries:
- a CDS encoding heparan-alpha-glucosaminide N-acetyltransferase domain-containing protein, which codes for MTTPATLTRERTAAPAGAGPRSPRTRIDSVDVVRGLVMILMALDHTRDFFGSRADPTNVATTTAALFFTRWVTHVCAPTFFLLTGAGAALSLGRKTTAELSRFLVTRGVWLVFLELVVVRCLAMQFNFDYRVTLLEVIWALGWSMIALGALVWLPRTAIAAAGLAMIVGHNLFDGVRSPNPWWVFLHRPGFLHPPPDHVVFVAYPIIPWIGVTAMGFLLGQIYTWHVARRRAFLLRLAVALPCAFVAIRFVNVYGDPFRWSVQPSATHTLIAFLDATKYPPSLLFLLMTLGFTMLGLYAFDAGVPKWLSPALTFGRVPLFYFLTHLALIHLVVVAFGYVRYGAVHWFFNSPSLDKYPFEMPPGWGSSLPAIYALWAGVVILLYPLCAWFARVKARNRSAWLGYL
- a CDS encoding isoprenylcysteine carboxylmethyltransferase family protein, producing MLRSLVVRAALFLLIVPGTIAGWLPWYISGWRRPRLDDALGIVGLAVAVFGWLVLLWCARDFAVRGSGTPNPADPPRALVVDGLYRFVRNPMYVAIVISLLGQAAMYRSSDVLWYAVIVAVAFHLRVVMYEEPKLNELFGGDYSEYRGRVPRWVPVVALPRRRR
- a CDS encoding DUF3465 domain-containing protein, producing MKRAIAFAVLLLCGYLAIYRARPTHSAPAVSPAATPAPVPTSPASTPSTDGPPAAAASLIVDAPTISRAITEHAHDVTVNAAGVVARILPDDRAGERHQRFIVRLPSGTTVLIAHNIDIAPRIEGLKAGAPIIFEGEYVWNAQGGVVHWTHHDPSGRHKTGFVKYDGRTYQ
- a CDS encoding ankyrin repeat domain-containing protein; this translates as MSDETPTQGPAPRALPGAPNLEWLRKEAKRRLTRLRETRSDAQLSDAQFEIAKEYGFPSWRGLKAHVDSLSLDGQLFDAAKKGDVARLRALLDEHPDRRFIRDTPYEWTLLHAAASRDQNSTAPKDALGAVNLLLDRGLDPNARERGDNTYAMHWAAAAGDLPVVRRLADAGGDVVGHGDDHELEVIGWATCWEGGDDAAHRAVADFLVSRGANHHIFSAIAMNLGDEVRRIVAANPGALNQRLSRNENHQSPLHFAIRMNKPAMVDLLIELGADPLAVDGSGNPPTAYAHHEGIDRPIVEKIRAMTVAELDSAERGHRQANVSMVDLVAALSLADFAMAERLVKANPGLVAAQGASSGALHMLSMRNDARGVRWLLDHGADVNGLWTQWDSRVTALHLAAGGGHVETVRALLAAGASTTILDSRFEGDALGWARHFDMKEVIRLLEPLPHVT
- a CDS encoding metallophosphoesterase family protein, whose amino-acid sequence is MRVAALYDIHGNAPALGAVLDDVRRARVDRIVVGGDVLPGPMPRECLDALASVDLPADYIMGNGDREVLAHLRGTESLLPDSFRHLIAWTGKQLRPADVEHISSWPATTRVAIDGLGDVLFCHATPRNDVEIFTRLTPDDIVLPMMAGAGTPIVVCGHTHMQFDRRFGSTRVVNAGSVGMPFGERGAYWLLLGPTIELRRTTYDFDAAARVIEASRYPQAKEFAAMNVFWPTPESEMLERMTAVSAAAPRP
- a CDS encoding carboxypeptidase-like regulatory domain-containing protein, with translation MRVRMVVAVVVGVFSAVASLRGQGVTVRGVAFDSLRSAPLEGAFVRMTGGRGPARTATSDARGEFVFDSVPPGTYAFSMLHAALDSLGFSGISTRATVGDNSVATPRVTLAVPSFESLWHAACGRGPAPRDTGFVFGTIRDAERGTPLAGATVLVRWIAFGVDSASNREAKPAIAAQAWGGEVRSDSAGGYTLCGVPSDATLRLLARKDSSSSGLVELLPRAGARIERHDLSLGPAVDSAMTKRGVVAGLVRDADGNPVADARVVASGTQEVRTSVDGRFVMPGIPIGTREINVLAIGAQPVGVDADVPLRDTAFVTVELRKIVELPAVVVTAKTARQRMLAELEERRALGLGHFMDSAQVAPLHNLQYATRMMLPADRPPCLLFVDGVAFTEQRDIASELYLRNPLSIATMEAHRGTDASLPYRYKASGKRLCDGPLAWVVLVWTKSWLP
- a CDS encoding PadR family transcriptional regulator, coding for MATRPLDLLQGTLDVLVLRTLIVGPMHGYAVSRSIRQRTDGVIDIEDAPLYKALHRLEHAGFVAAEWGLSENNRKARYYELTAAGRRHLRAEEAVWRRYAAAVFKVLEPT